A region of Reichenbachiella carrageenanivorans DNA encodes the following proteins:
- a CDS encoding cytochrome c oxidase subunit 3, whose amino-acid sequence MAGSAVVVEENNEKLWQGGTEPMKASYGKLMMWFFLLSDAFTFSSLLVAYGLIRYSHPAYEGALENFVFSQEYWPVPDMVFNGMPFLHGIHLPLVFVGIMTFILIMSSVTMVLAVEAGQRNDRQAVEKWMLWTIVGGLTFLGCQAWEWTHFIVGTDDGGALLDGSIFYGANLSMNQYGPPNFAALFFFITGFHGFHVFSGVVINFIIFYQAVVGKLEQRGHYEMVEKVGLYWHFVDLVWVFVFTFFYLI is encoded by the coding sequence ATGGCTGGTTCAGCAGTTGTAGTAGAAGAAAATAACGAGAAATTGTGGCAGGGTGGAACAGAACCCATGAAGGCCAGTTATGGAAAACTAATGATGTGGTTTTTCTTGCTTTCAGATGCATTCACATTCTCTTCATTATTGGTAGCATATGGATTGATTAGATATAGTCATCCGGCATACGAAGGCGCTCTTGAGAATTTTGTATTCTCACAAGAGTATTGGCCAGTTCCAGATATGGTGTTCAATGGTATGCCATTTTTGCACGGTATTCATCTGCCTTTGGTATTTGTCGGTATCATGACCTTTATTTTGATCATGAGTTCGGTTACGATGGTATTAGCTGTAGAAGCTGGCCAGCGAAACGACAGGCAAGCGGTAGAAAAGTGGATGCTTTGGACCATTGTAGGTGGTTTGACTTTCTTGGGTTGTCAGGCTTGGGAATGGACTCACTTTATCGTAGGTACTGACGATGGAGGAGCGCTGTTGGACGGCTCTATTTTCTACGGAGCCAATTTGTCTATGAATCAATATGGACCTCCAAACTTTGCAGCACTATTCTTTTTTATCACAGGATTCCACGGGTTTCACGTATTCAGTGGTGTGGTGATCAACTTCATCATCTTCTACCAAGCAGTAGTAGGTAAACTAGAGCAAAGAGGACATTACGAAATGGTAGAAAAAGTAGGCCTGTATTGGCACTTTGTCGATTTGGTTTGGGTATTTGTATTTACCTTCTTCTACCTCATTTAA
- the cyoE gene encoding heme o synthase: MGEVENYNVGTLSAGAKTRAYIELLKPRLSFLVAFSSGFGYILASTGSLNWANLLLLSLGGMLVSGASVTINQIIEIDYDALMKRTKTRPLPTGRISIKEAAIYSVVVAMVGLYILYLSTNVLTVILSFVSLLLYSFVYTPMKRVGPIAVFVGAIPGALPPLLGWVAATGVISFEAMIIFGIQFIWQFPHFWAIAWVGDEDYKKAGFKLLPNNGRKDLNTAINIMIYTLFLLPLGLLPTYFGVTGLNSAVIATICGCGFLAQTFSLMRDNSDKTALKIMFGSFLYLPIVQIAYMLDKI, translated from the coding sequence ATGGGTGAGGTAGAAAACTATAATGTAGGCACGTTGAGTGCAGGAGCCAAGACAAGAGCTTATATTGAGCTATTGAAACCGAGGTTGTCCTTTCTTGTGGCTTTTTCGTCTGGTTTTGGATATATTCTAGCTAGTACAGGCTCACTCAATTGGGCCAACCTCCTATTACTTTCTCTGGGAGGTATGCTTGTGTCTGGGGCGTCTGTCACAATCAATCAAATCATAGAAATAGACTACGATGCGCTCATGAAGCGTACGAAAACCAGACCATTGCCCACTGGTCGTATTTCGATTAAAGAAGCGGCCATTTACAGTGTGGTTGTAGCTATGGTAGGATTATACATTTTGTATTTATCTACCAATGTGCTCACGGTCATCTTATCATTCGTATCATTGCTATTATACAGTTTTGTATATACACCGATGAAGCGAGTAGGGCCTATTGCCGTATTTGTAGGAGCCATCCCAGGGGCCTTGCCTCCATTGTTGGGATGGGTAGCAGCTACAGGGGTGATTTCTTTTGAGGCGATGATTATTTTCGGTATTCAGTTTATTTGGCAGTTTCCGCACTTTTGGGCGATTGCTTGGGTAGGAGATGAAGATTATAAAAAGGCCGGGTTTAAGCTGTTGCCAAACAACGGGCGCAAAGACCTAAACACTGCGATCAATATTATGATCTATACTTTGTTTTTGTTACCCTTGGGGCTATTGCCTACTTACTTTGGGGTGACAGGGCTCAATTCGGCAGTCATAGCGACTATCTGCGGCTGTGGATTTTTAGCGCAGACCTTTAGTTTGATGAGAGACAATTCGGACAAAACGGCTCTGAAGATCATGTTTGGTTCTTTTTTGTATCTGCCTATTGTGCAGATCGCTTATATGTTAGACAAAATTTGA
- a CDS encoding sensor histidine kinase → MAVLVYLIAFSKIDVDHEVDHIENVIAEHYQKFDNAYELASDQIPFFKPILGVDFLVYNQKGKLVCWTDNLLIPPLEQFLLSPTAPLLSCEQGEYLYKTYDQISDRESFKIIAFIPIRRIFDSSLRSFPDEYNRTIIPNNMEIGYGLQSIPIQFGGKELINVQWSGQSNYAPEANYLILFTIVLLFGGLFLVIYYLTIEIQLKKGFGYGAAFMMCAFLILRGALVLAEFPSAYFKLGVFAGSTFRFEWFYSSLGDAVLNVLALNIFMVYMLSQKAGFGDWISRRWINAIAFLSMLLGYFVFYLFADTIQIVLAHSQITLDITESLRFPLDRVVAYMLVSLFATLYFLITYFGFEVFRQADGNRHHFLRIHLVCLLLSGVVLSSYDHLWLVLSGNLIYQIVVFQFRLPANLKKLRFDSLNYLILSAILLALTGSFLIYKSFEKKETNKIKKFATYLQLDRDIDGEYLLSSIMKQIKNDVVINSKMINPQSQHASIVQRIRRTYFNTYFNNYEIEIALFDDKGQAISTKHKGQNITDLKRKYQTKGYATSYRGIYYDGQMDLRKRKKFVCFVELERYQNVTGYLEIELRLKKFSGKRVLPQVLVDRTQRSTTDYDYAIFQSEALIYKSGDFDYESLVSKDVLASPVLYTEGMEVNGYFHWGAKSDVKTVLISSPVYPKSNIISNFSFLFALFLGVASLAFAVNYLLQPDRTIQLNFSTKILLYSGASFIIPLILVGLAVMTSTDASNKKEIDKSNLKKALVMTEDVNDHLSSFYSRTTNREQLENGISELANHSGMDLNVYSVEGRLLASSTPMIFESNIVSDYLVADAMDQLVRRRKESLILDESIGNFRYKTSYVSILSPESGELLGVLAAPYFASKDHLTRQQLQVFGNIINIFTFVFILSILIAYFIISKLTKPIVAIADRLHQTGFVQVNEPIEWETDDEIGTLVNEYNNMLSKLESTKVELARNEKEAAWREMAQQVAHEIKNPLTPMKLTIQHLQRIMEEKKGNKKSLDILLSQIDTLDEIVTSFSHFAKMPTPESEPFDIRQVLEKSIDLHVDKMIKKELEKGAFDVMGDKKLFGRIFNNLILNAFQAMKAHKDPVLKVSLRKTDDHQVKIQFQDHGEGIPLNIQDKVFMPNFSTKETGSGIGLAVAKRGIEHAGGDIWFETKEGLGTTFLIKMPLYPPA, encoded by the coding sequence TTGGCTGTCTTGGTATATCTCATTGCTTTTTCAAAAATCGACGTAGACCATGAGGTTGATCATATTGAGAATGTGATAGCGGAGCATTATCAGAAATTTGATAATGCTTACGAATTGGCTAGTGATCAAATCCCATTCTTTAAACCTATACTTGGCGTAGATTTTTTGGTATATAACCAAAAAGGCAAATTAGTCTGTTGGACGGACAACCTGCTCATCCCTCCACTAGAGCAATTTTTGCTATCACCTACGGCTCCACTACTCTCCTGTGAGCAAGGTGAATATCTTTATAAAACTTATGACCAAATTTCTGATCGAGAATCTTTCAAAATCATTGCTTTTATCCCCATTCGGAGAATTTTTGACTCTTCCCTTCGCTCATTTCCTGATGAATATAACCGCACCATCATTCCCAATAACATGGAGATTGGCTATGGGCTACAGTCGATCCCTATTCAATTTGGAGGCAAAGAGCTAATCAATGTACAATGGAGTGGGCAGTCTAATTATGCGCCAGAGGCTAATTATCTAATCTTATTTACGATTGTCTTACTCTTTGGTGGCTTATTTTTAGTCATCTATTATTTGACCATAGAGATACAACTTAAGAAAGGATTTGGCTATGGAGCGGCATTTATGATGTGCGCTTTTTTGATCCTGAGGGGGGCATTGGTACTTGCAGAGTTTCCAAGTGCCTATTTCAAACTTGGTGTATTTGCAGGCTCTACTTTCAGGTTTGAGTGGTTTTATTCTAGCCTTGGCGATGCCGTCCTCAATGTACTGGCACTCAATATATTTATGGTCTATATGCTTTCGCAAAAAGCAGGTTTTGGAGATTGGATCAGTCGGCGGTGGATTAATGCGATTGCCTTTCTGAGTATGCTGCTTGGCTATTTTGTGTTTTACCTTTTTGCAGATACCATACAGATTGTGTTAGCACATTCTCAGATCACATTAGACATCACCGAATCTCTGCGGTTTCCGCTGGATCGAGTGGTGGCCTACATGCTGGTCTCTCTTTTTGCTACGCTCTATTTTTTAATCACTTATTTTGGTTTCGAAGTATTCAGGCAGGCAGATGGCAATAGACATCACTTTTTGCGGATACATTTGGTTTGTTTGCTCCTATCTGGGGTAGTCTTGTCGAGCTATGATCATCTGTGGCTAGTGCTATCGGGCAATCTCATCTATCAGATTGTCGTATTTCAATTTAGACTGCCAGCCAATCTCAAAAAACTGCGGTTCGATAGCTTGAATTATCTCATTCTTTCGGCCATTTTGCTGGCACTTACAGGTTCATTCTTGATCTACAAATCTTTCGAAAAAAAGGAAACCAATAAGATCAAAAAATTTGCGACCTACTTGCAGCTAGATCGAGATATCGATGGCGAATATTTGCTCTCTAGTATCATGAAGCAGATCAAAAACGATGTAGTGATCAATAGTAAAATGATCAACCCGCAGAGCCAGCATGCTAGTATCGTTCAGCGTATCCGTAGAACCTACTTCAATACCTATTTCAATAATTATGAAATTGAAATCGCACTTTTTGATGATAAAGGGCAGGCAATTTCTACTAAGCACAAGGGACAAAACATAACTGACCTGAAGAGAAAATATCAAACTAAAGGATATGCGACGAGTTACAGAGGAATTTATTACGACGGACAAATGGATCTTCGTAAACGCAAAAAGTTCGTTTGTTTCGTAGAGCTAGAGCGTTATCAAAACGTGACTGGTTATTTAGAAATCGAATTGCGCTTGAAGAAATTTTCTGGTAAGCGCGTGCTTCCTCAGGTGCTGGTCGATCGTACCCAGCGGTCGACTACCGATTATGATTATGCCATATTTCAGTCCGAAGCACTCATTTACAAGTCTGGGGATTTTGATTATGAGTCTTTGGTATCTAAGGATGTGCTGGCGAGTCCTGTTTTGTATACTGAAGGTATGGAGGTGAACGGGTATTTCCACTGGGGTGCAAAATCTGATGTGAAGACAGTTTTGATATCTAGCCCCGTGTACCCTAAGTCCAACATCATATCAAACTTTTCCTTTTTGTTTGCCTTGTTTTTGGGTGTAGCCAGTTTGGCCTTTGCGGTCAACTACCTGTTGCAGCCAGACAGAACCATCCAACTCAATTTTTCTACTAAGATACTGCTGTATTCAGGAGCTTCATTTATCATCCCACTCATACTTGTAGGCTTGGCCGTGATGACTAGCACAGATGCCTCAAATAAGAAAGAAATAGACAAATCTAATCTGAAAAAAGCGCTTGTGATGACCGAAGATGTCAATGATCATTTGAGTTCTTTTTATAGTAGAACAACCAACCGAGAGCAATTAGAAAACGGTATTTCTGAATTGGCCAATCACTCAGGTATGGATCTGAATGTGTATAGTGTGGAAGGGCGCTTGCTGGCATCTAGTACGCCCATGATTTTCGAATCCAATATCGTCTCCGACTATTTGGTGGCAGATGCCATGGATCAGTTAGTGCGCAGACGCAAGGAGAGTTTGATCTTAGACGAGTCTATAGGGAATTTTCGGTACAAGACATCCTATGTGTCTATTCTATCGCCAGAGTCGGGAGAGTTGTTGGGAGTGCTGGCTGCACCATATTTTGCATCCAAAGATCACCTGACTCGCCAGCAGTTACAGGTATTTGGCAACATCATCAATATTTTTACTTTCGTTTTTATTTTATCGATTCTGATTGCGTATTTCATTATTTCTAAACTCACCAAACCGATTGTGGCTATTGCCGACCGTTTGCACCAGACTGGTTTTGTGCAGGTCAATGAGCCCATCGAGTGGGAAACAGACGACGAAATCGGTACTTTGGTCAATGAATACAACAACATGCTGAGTAAGCTCGAAAGCACCAAAGTAGAACTGGCTCGAAACGAAAAGGAAGCCGCTTGGCGTGAAATGGCACAGCAAGTGGCGCATGAAATCAAAAATCCGCTTACGCCTATGAAGCTCACCATTCAGCATCTACAGCGTATCATGGAGGAGAAGAAGGGAAACAAAAAATCGCTAGATATTCTGCTCAGTCAGATCGATACCTTGGATGAAATAGTGACATCATTTAGTCACTTTGCTAAAATGCCTACACCTGAAAGCGAGCCATTTGATATCCGTCAGGTTCTCGAAAAATCGATCGATTTACATGTAGATAAAATGATCAAAAAAGAGCTTGAAAAAGGGGCTTTTGATGTGATGGGTGATAAAAAGCTGTTTGGTCGTATTTTTAACAATCTCATATTGAATGCCTTTCAGGCAATGAAAGCACATAAGGATCCCGTACTCAAGGTATCATTGCGTAAGACAGACGATCATCAAGTGAAAATCCAATTTCAAGATCACGGAGAGGGCATACCTTTGAATATTCAAGACAAAGTATTTATGCCCAACTTCAGCACGAAGGAGACGGGTTCGGGTATCGGTTTGGCTGTCGCCAAAAGAGGAATAGAGCATGCAGGAGGAGACATTTGGTTCGAAACCAAAGAAGGGCTCGGTACGACATTCTTAATCAAAATGCCACTATACCCACCCGCCTAA
- a CDS encoding COX15/CtaA family protein has protein sequence MTKEPKQGLFIKFNSITIIAVYFLILVGGIVRSTGSGMGCPDWPKCFGSYIPPTTESELPEDYKARYAEKRMQKNDRLASLVQVLGFPGLAHDIRKGKNVEEAHGFNFARTWTEYINRLVGVAVGFLIIICTVLSYSYIHTNKKVFFLSVAALLLVIFQGWIGSLVVSTNLLPGMITFHMILAIGLIALLLKVRVIVTKDRLQGLLSYKPYKVRRLLVVCMLLFFAQIVMGTQVREAIDTLATTLGEDLRFSWVENLGIIFYMHRSYSLILLVIHGYLIYRLTKSIKDFKTSKVLVWGLLILVILEILTGTVLAKYALPYILQPVHLLLALMIFGIQYFLYLIIKEKEISTNELANG, from the coding sequence ATGACTAAAGAACCTAAACAAGGTTTATTTATAAAATTTAATAGCATTACGATCATTGCCGTTTACTTTTTAATCTTAGTAGGCGGCATTGTTCGTAGTACGGGGTCTGGCATGGGATGTCCTGATTGGCCCAAATGCTTCGGATCTTATATCCCACCTACTACGGAAAGTGAGTTGCCCGAGGATTACAAAGCGCGTTACGCTGAAAAGCGGATGCAAAAGAATGATAGATTGGCAAGTTTGGTTCAGGTATTAGGATTCCCTGGTCTTGCTCATGATATTAGGAAAGGTAAAAATGTAGAGGAAGCTCATGGCTTCAACTTCGCTCGCACGTGGACTGAATACATAAACCGTTTGGTGGGTGTTGCGGTCGGTTTTTTAATCATTATTTGTACAGTATTGTCTTATAGCTATATACATACGAACAAAAAGGTTTTCTTCCTGTCTGTGGCTGCTTTGCTGTTGGTGATATTTCAAGGATGGATAGGCTCTTTGGTCGTTTCTACCAATTTGCTACCAGGGATGATTACCTTTCATATGATATTAGCTATTGGGTTGATTGCCTTATTGCTCAAAGTAAGAGTGATAGTGACCAAGGACAGGCTACAAGGTTTATTATCATACAAACCATATAAGGTAAGGAGACTACTGGTGGTGTGTATGTTGTTGTTTTTTGCTCAGATTGTGATGGGTACACAGGTGAGAGAGGCTATAGATACCTTGGCGACTACATTAGGTGAAGATTTACGTTTTAGTTGGGTCGAAAATTTGGGTATTATTTTTTATATGCATAGGTCATATTCATTGATCTTGCTAGTGATACATGGTTATCTGATCTATCGATTGACAAAAAGCATAAAGGATTTCAAAACTTCAAAAGTCTTGGTTTGGGGTTTATTGATTTTAGTAATATTAGAAATATTGACAGGGACCGTTTTGGCAAAATATGCTTTGCCTTACATCTTACAGCCCGTTCATTTATTATTGGCTTTGATGATTTTCGGTATTCAGTATTTCTTGTATTTGATTATAAAGGAAAAGGAAATTTCCACAAATGAATTGGCGAATGGGTGA
- a CDS encoding DUF420 domain-containing protein, with translation MKDSKVALLVILLISITIPGLIGVFMFSPYKISADYVWLKDIPAFNAFINSLTAIFLLMGKRYARQGEILWHKFFMSFALTLGIIFVLAYSLYHSTSVSAVFGDTNLNGILEHGEEVRIGNLRYFYLTVLLSHIAMSFVVVPFVLFAFYYAIAGEIEKHKKTVKYTWPIWMFVSVTGVLVYFLASPYYPQ, from the coding sequence ATGAAGGATAGTAAAGTAGCATTGTTGGTAATCTTGTTGATCTCTATTACCATACCAGGGTTGATCGGTGTATTTATGTTTTCTCCGTATAAAATTTCGGCAGACTATGTTTGGCTCAAAGACATACCTGCCTTCAATGCATTTATCAATTCATTGACAGCAATCTTTTTGTTGATGGGCAAGCGATATGCTAGGCAGGGAGAGATCTTGTGGCATAAATTCTTCATGTCATTTGCGCTTACACTTGGAATCATCTTCGTGTTGGCTTATTCACTGTATCATTCTACCAGCGTGTCTGCGGTATTTGGAGATACGAACCTGAATGGTATTCTAGAGCATGGCGAAGAAGTGAGAATTGGCAATTTGAGATATTTTTATTTGACGGTACTGTTGTCGCATATTGCCATGTCATTTGTGGTTGTACCATTTGTATTGTTTGCCTTTTATTACGCCATAGCAGGAGAAATAGAAAAGCACAAAAAGACAGTAAAATACACATGGCCTATTTGGATGTTTGTATCTGTCACAGGTGTTTTGGTTTATTTCTTAGCCAGTCCATACTATCCTCAATAA
- a CDS encoding cytochrome c oxidase subunit 3, producing MNAAMMLKKDKGTQFKMHPKKFALWLFMVSIVMMFAALTSAYVVKQSDGVWLDFELPVVFDLTSIIIIASSVVMQLAYYFAKKDEIVKMRLMLFLTALTGVGFLIGQYLGWQALVAEGVYFVGNPAGSFLYVLTGLHGFHLVSALIFIAVVAVAAFKYKVHSKSLDQLEMCATYWHFLGGLWLYLYLFLTLNH from the coding sequence ATGAACGCAGCAATGATGCTTAAAAAAGATAAAGGGACTCAGTTCAAAATGCACCCTAAGAAGTTTGCACTTTGGCTATTTATGGTGTCTATAGTGATGATGTTTGCTGCTCTGACGAGTGCCTATGTGGTAAAACAGTCAGATGGCGTATGGTTAGACTTCGAATTGCCAGTGGTATTCGATCTGACTAGTATCATCATCATTGCGAGTAGTGTAGTGATGCAGTTGGCATACTACTTTGCTAAAAAAGACGAAATTGTTAAGATGCGTTTGATGCTTTTTTTGACTGCCTTGACAGGGGTTGGCTTTTTGATAGGCCAGTATTTAGGATGGCAAGCATTGGTGGCAGAAGGGGTATATTTTGTAGGGAATCCTGCAGGATCTTTTCTTTATGTGTTGACAGGATTGCATGGTTTTCACCTCGTCAGTGCATTGATATTTATTGCAGTAGTGGCTGTTGCCGCTTTCAAGTATAAAGTACATTCTAAAAGTTTAGACCAACTCGAAATGTGTGCCACATATTGGCATTTTTTGGGTGGACTTTGGTTGTATTTATACTTATTTTTGACACTTAATCATTAA
- a CDS encoding DUF983 domain-containing protein, whose product MEMYEKCPECKQTYEPEPGFYYGAMFVSYAFSAAITFITGFVLYNFFGNPDTWVYMAVVTVAVAILWPVMFKYSRAIFLHIFGGIRFDSKYTG is encoded by the coding sequence ATGGAAATGTACGAAAAATGTCCAGAATGTAAACAAACTTATGAACCAGAACCTGGGTTTTATTACGGAGCCATGTTTGTGAGTTACGCTTTTTCGGCAGCGATCACATTCATTACAGGGTTTGTTTTATACAATTTTTTCGGTAATCCAGATACTTGGGTATATATGGCAGTGGTGACTGTAGCAGTAGCTATTCTCTGGCCAGTGATGTTCAAATATTCAAGAGCTATCTTTTTGCATATCTTCGGAGGCATCAGATTCGATTCCAAATACACGGGTTAA
- a CDS encoding cytochrome C oxidase subunit IV family protein, producing the protein MEQENKTVAVIPADKAKIKHIWMVTLYLFLITAGEFIIAFTLDASPIKTVVFILMTIVKAYYIMSEFMHLGHETKGLKWSIVAPLIFVTWLIAALLIQGDAIFTAIYGG; encoded by the coding sequence ATGGAACAAGAAAATAAAACTGTAGCAGTAATTCCTGCAGATAAAGCGAAGATCAAGCACATATGGATGGTGACTTTGTACCTATTTTTGATCACTGCAGGAGAGTTTATAATTGCCTTCACTTTGGATGCTAGCCCTATTAAAACGGTCGTTTTCATTTTGATGACAATTGTGAAAGCCTACTATATTATGTCTGAGTTTATGCACTTAGGCCATGAGACCAAAGGCCTGAAATGGAGCATCGTAGCGCCACTTATTTTTGTGACGTGGCTGATCGCTGCACTGCTGATCCAAGGAGATGCTATCTTCACTGCGATCTATGGAGGTTAA
- a CDS encoding cytochrome c oxidase subunit I, whose amino-acid sequence MAITEVQLDEHIAGHDDHDHEHHGNFVTNYIFSQDHKVIGKQFLITGILWAIIGGGLSIIFRLQLGFPGIDLEWMRPLLGNWITESGQLDTEFYLALVTMHGTIMVFFVLTAGLSGTFSNFLIPLQIGARDMASGFMNMLSYWFFFLSSVIMFISLFIETGPAGGGWTIYPPLSALPQAIAGSGLGMTLWLVSIVFFIASTLLGGINYITTIINLRTQGMSFTRLPLTIWAFFITAILGLLSFPVLVAAALLLVFDRSFGTSFYLSDIYIGGEALPNTGGSPILFQHLFWFLGHPEVYIIIMPAFGITSEIISTNSRKPIFGYKAMIGSLMGIGVLSFVVWAHHMFVTGMSPFLGSIFMILTLVIAVPSAIKAFNYITTLWKGNIRFTTAMLFSVGFVSLFISGGVTGIFLGNSALDIFLHDTYFVVAHFHLVMGSSAFFGMVAGIYHWYPKMFGRMMDEKLGYIHFWLTFVGVYMVFFPMHYIGIAGFPRRYYSFTNFDAFSSFGDLNMFVTVAAILTFGAQFLFIFNFFYSMWRGRKASENPWESNTLEWTTPVEPGHGNWPGKIPTVYRWPYDYSKPGAEGDFIPQTVPLSQTPESNLPHEAEEAKNEQVD is encoded by the coding sequence ATGGCAATTACTGAAGTACAATTAGACGAACATATTGCAGGTCACGATGATCACGATCACGAGCATCATGGCAATTTTGTAACAAATTATATTTTCTCACAAGACCACAAAGTGATTGGTAAGCAATTCCTAATCACAGGTATCTTATGGGCAATTATAGGTGGAGGACTTTCTATCATTTTCAGATTGCAACTAGGCTTTCCTGGTATCGATTTGGAATGGATGAGACCATTACTTGGCAACTGGATTACAGAATCTGGTCAGTTAGATACCGAATTTTATCTGGCTTTGGTCACTATGCACGGTACCATTATGGTATTCTTTGTATTGACAGCAGGGCTGAGTGGTACATTTAGTAATTTCTTGATTCCATTACAGATTGGAGCACGAGATATGGCATCAGGTTTTATGAACATGTTGTCTTATTGGTTCTTCTTCTTGTCTAGTGTGATCATGTTTATTTCTCTATTTATAGAGACTGGGCCTGCAGGTGGTGGATGGACGATCTATCCTCCATTGAGTGCATTGCCTCAGGCGATTGCAGGCTCTGGATTAGGTATGACACTTTGGTTGGTATCGATTGTATTCTTTATTGCCTCTACTTTGTTAGGTGGTATTAACTATATCACCACTATCATCAACTTGAGAACACAGGGCATGTCTTTCACTAGACTGCCATTGACTATCTGGGCATTCTTTATAACAGCTATCCTAGGCTTGTTGTCATTTCCAGTATTGGTAGCCGCTGCTTTGTTGTTGGTATTTGATAGATCATTTGGGACAAGTTTTTATTTGTCAGACATATACATTGGAGGAGAGGCATTGCCTAATACAGGAGGTAGCCCAATTCTATTTCAGCACCTTTTCTGGTTTTTGGGACACCCTGAGGTATACATTATTATCATGCCTGCTTTTGGTATTACATCAGAAATTATCTCTACCAATTCACGTAAGCCAATTTTTGGCTACAAAGCGATGATTGGTTCATTGATGGGTATTGGGGTATTGTCGTTCGTAGTATGGGCACACCATATGTTTGTGACAGGTATGAGCCCATTTTTGGGATCTATATTTATGATTTTGACGCTTGTGATTGCAGTACCTTCTGCCATCAAAGCTTTTAACTATATCACTACACTGTGGAAGGGTAATATTCGATTTACTACAGCTATGCTATTCTCTGTGGGATTTGTGTCGTTGTTTATCTCGGGTGGTGTGACAGGTATTTTTCTAGGTAACTCTGCTTTAGATATTTTCCTTCACGATACTTATTTCGTAGTGGCTCATTTTCACTTGGTAATGGGTAGTTCGGCATTTTTCGGAATGGTAGCAGGTATCTATCATTGGTATCCTAAGATGTTTGGCAGAATGATGGATGAGAAATTAGGATACATTCATTTCTGGCTGACTTTTGTGGGTGTATATATGGTGTTTTTTCCTATGCATTACATCGGTATTGCAGGATTTCCTAGAAGATATTATTCATTTACCAATTTTGATGCATTTAGCTCATTTGGCGATTTGAATATGTTTGTGACTGTAGCAGCTATCCTTACCTTTGGCGCGCAGTTCTTGTTTATTTTCAACTTCTTCTATTCTATGTGGAGAGGTAGAAAAGCATCTGAAAACCCTTGGGAATCAAACACGCTAGAGTGGACAACTCCAGTAGAACCTGGACATGGCAACTGGCCTGGCAAGATCCCAACAGTATACAGATGGCCATATGATTACAGTAAGCCAGGAGCTGAGGGTGATTTCATTCCTCAGACTGTGCCATTGTCTCAGACACCTGAATCTAACCTACCTCACGAGGCTGAAGAAGCTAAGAACGAGCAAGTAGATTGA